A single genomic interval of Spinacia oleracea cultivar Varoflay chromosome 6, BTI_SOV_V1, whole genome shotgun sequence harbors:
- the LOC110803972 gene encoding uncharacterized protein isoform X2, which translates to MQLVGQRGPLTGLGHIFTQILKNEGFSALYLGLTPALTRSVLYGGLRLGLYEPSKYISEMAFGSTNILVKLVAGGFAGSFATALTNPTEVLKVRLQMNSGIKVGAISQLRKIASEEGITALWKGVGPAMARAASLTASQLATYDESKRALSRWSFVEEGFSLHLMSSTIAGVASTLLTAPIDMIKTRLMLQRESSGGNYKNGFHCAYQVMRTEGPLALYKGGFTIFARLGPQTTITFILCEKLRELSGLHAI; encoded by the exons ATGCAACTTGTTGGTCAACGAGGACCTCTAACTGGATTG GGACATATCTTCACCCagatattgaaaaatgaagGATTCAGTGCATTATACCTTGGATTGACACCTGCTTTGACAAGGTCAGTTCTATATGGAGGATTACGATTGGGTTTGTATGAACCTTCAAAATATATTTCCGAAATGGCGTTTGGATCCACAAATATCCTTGTTAAACTTGTAGCTGGAGGCTTTGCTGGTTCTTTTGCCACTGCGCTGACTAATCCTACTGAGGTCTTGAAG GTTCGCTTGCAAATGAACTCAGGCATCAAAGTAGGTGCTATTAGCCAATTGCGCAAAATTGCTTCAGAAGAGGGTATAACTGCTCTTTGGAAAGGCGTTGGTCCTGCTATGGCAAGAGCTGCTTCTTTGACTGCATCACAGCTGGCAACATATGATGAATCTAAGCGA GCTCTGTCAAGATGGAGCTTTGTTGAAGAAGGATTTTCTCTGCACCTCAT GTCAAGTACTATAGCTGGTGTTGCAAGCACACTGCTTACGGCACCCATAGATATGATCAAAACCCGTCTAATGTTGCAACGGGAATCAAGTGGCGGGAATTATAAGAATGGATTTCACTGTGCCTACCAG GTCATGCGTACAGAGGGCCCTCTTGCTCTGTACAAAGG GGGCTTTACAATTTTCGCACGATTGGGACCACAAACTACAATCACCTTTATACTCTGTGAGAAGCTTCGAGAGCTCTCAGGACTTCATGCCATTTAG
- the LOC110803972 gene encoding uncharacterized protein isoform X1: MTTSNSSSDSVMGVADKNHRWGLPPLSTILYHFGTSGVSVATATSVTHPLDVLKVRLQMQLVGQRGPLTGLGHIFTQILKNEGFSALYLGLTPALTRSVLYGGLRLGLYEPSKYISEMAFGSTNILVKLVAGGFAGSFATALTNPTEVLKVRLQMNSGIKVGAISQLRKIASEEGITALWKGVGPAMARAASLTASQLATYDESKRALSRWSFVEEGFSLHLMSSTIAGVASTLLTAPIDMIKTRLMLQRESSGGNYKNGFHCAYQVMRTEGPLALYKGGFTIFARLGPQTTITFILCEKLRELSGLHAI, translated from the exons ATGACCACCTCTAACTCCTCCTCAG ATTCTGTAATGGGTGTTGCTGATAAGAATCACAGATGGGGTTTGCCGCCATTATCAACAATTCTTTATCACTTTGGAACAAGTGGGGTTTCTGTTGCCACTGCTACATCAGTTACTCATCCTTTAG ATGTTCTCAAAGTAAGGCTTCAAATGCAACTTGTTGGTCAACGAGGACCTCTAACTGGATTG GGACATATCTTCACCCagatattgaaaaatgaagGATTCAGTGCATTATACCTTGGATTGACACCTGCTTTGACAAGGTCAGTTCTATATGGAGGATTACGATTGGGTTTGTATGAACCTTCAAAATATATTTCCGAAATGGCGTTTGGATCCACAAATATCCTTGTTAAACTTGTAGCTGGAGGCTTTGCTGGTTCTTTTGCCACTGCGCTGACTAATCCTACTGAGGTCTTGAAG GTTCGCTTGCAAATGAACTCAGGCATCAAAGTAGGTGCTATTAGCCAATTGCGCAAAATTGCTTCAGAAGAGGGTATAACTGCTCTTTGGAAAGGCGTTGGTCCTGCTATGGCAAGAGCTGCTTCTTTGACTGCATCACAGCTGGCAACATATGATGAATCTAAGCGA GCTCTGTCAAGATGGAGCTTTGTTGAAGAAGGATTTTCTCTGCACCTCAT GTCAAGTACTATAGCTGGTGTTGCAAGCACACTGCTTACGGCACCCATAGATATGATCAAAACCCGTCTAATGTTGCAACGGGAATCAAGTGGCGGGAATTATAAGAATGGATTTCACTGTGCCTACCAG GTCATGCGTACAGAGGGCCCTCTTGCTCTGTACAAAGG GGGCTTTACAATTTTCGCACGATTGGGACCACAAACTACAATCACCTTTATACTCTGTGAGAAGCTTCGAGAGCTCTCAGGACTTCATGCCATTTAG